A part of Solibacillus sp. FSL H8-0538 genomic DNA contains:
- a CDS encoding DMT family transporter produces the protein MWIVAAIVTMFCFGINNMIFKVTAGKGLSKIHMQFFFYLIAFLLMFGYGLVEGFAPFNILTIVLGAVIGILNTNGNIQMSKAFEKGPASLTSPLISTYTVIPILSAALIFHEHITLMQWVGIIIMLASAAVIQYAPGSGGTIDYKPWMYRILLSILSFGILGVLMKTSSHLHIDSMNTLVCMYGGGAVYLIIYSWIMKGKWHRSELKFGALIGCFSVVGYSSYFFALDTGVASIVFPIVSLSCLVVVLGSCWLYKEKLKVYQIVGVLSAVVGIVLTKI, from the coding sequence ATGTGGATTGTGGCAGCAATTGTGACGATGTTTTGCTTTGGTATCAATAATATGATTTTTAAGGTGACAGCAGGAAAAGGTCTATCAAAGATACATATGCAGTTTTTCTTTTACCTGATCGCGTTTTTATTAATGTTTGGTTATGGTTTGGTTGAAGGGTTTGCGCCATTCAATATATTAACCATCGTTCTTGGTGCGGTAATTGGGATATTAAATACAAACGGCAATATTCAAATGTCCAAGGCGTTTGAAAAGGGGCCCGCGAGTTTAACGTCGCCGCTCATTAGCACGTATACGGTTATCCCAATACTAAGTGCGGCACTCATTTTCCATGAGCATATCACCCTTATGCAGTGGGTCGGTATTATTATTATGCTTGCGTCTGCGGCAGTCATTCAATATGCACCAGGGAGTGGAGGTACAATTGATTATAAGCCGTGGATGTACCGAATTTTACTGTCTATTTTATCGTTTGGTATACTCGGTGTGCTCATGAAGACTTCTTCTCACTTACATATCGACTCGATGAATACGCTGGTTTGTATGTATGGTGGCGGTGCGGTTTATTTAATTATCTATAGCTGGATTATGAAGGGAAAATGGCATCGTTCAGAACTGAAATTTGGCGCGCTCATAGGTTGCTTTAGTGTTGTAGGGTATAGTAGTTACTTTTTTGCCCTTGATACAGGGGTGGCAAGTATTGTATTCCCAATCGTTAGCCTAAGCTGTTTAGTCGTCGTGCTTGGCAGTTGTTGGCTATATAAAGAAAAGCTAAAAGTTTATCAAATCGTCGGGGTCTTGTCAGCGGTAGTTGGCATTGTGCTAACAAAAATTTAA